The genomic window CGATTGACTCCGTTGTGGACGGACGCTGGGGCACCATGGTGGCCCTCAAGGGCACGGACATTTCCCACGTGGGCTTCGAGGAAGCCCTGGGCAAGCTCAAGACCGTGCCCCAGCACCGCTACGACGAAGCGTCAGTGCTTTTCGGCTAGTCGGCTAGGCTGAATCCATGACTCTTGAGCCCACGTCCGCTGCCATCATCCAGCTGGCGTGGGCTCGCCATTTGGGGCTCGACGACGACGCTTTCGCCACCGCCGCGGACAGGCTTGCCACCTCATCGACGGACGCAGGCGACCCCGCACAGCGCATCACCCGCGTGGACGAATCCGCAAGTGCCGTGGTGTTCCTCAGGCTCTTCGGGGTTTCAGCACTGGTGGGGCCGCAATGGGCCCTGGACGCCGCCGTCGGACTTCCCGATACCGAACTGGCACAACACGTCACGCTGCTGACCTTGACGCGGTCGCACGGAGGGCACGGGTTGGGATCGACTGCCCTGTTCTTCGCCGACGATTTGCCGTTGCAGCAACCCTCCGAGGACCTCACCGTCTCCCAGGGAAACCCGGAAGCGATCAGCCTCGAATCGCTGTGCCCTCCGGATGACGTCAATGAGGTGGGACTCCAGGGCCTGGAACACCGGTTCACCATCATGCACCCCGACGAGGCTCCCCCCACCCCCGTGGCTTGCGGGGCCTACACCGAATGGGAAGGCATCCTGGCCAACATGGGTGTGTTGGTGGCACCCCCCTGGCGTCGGCGGGGCCTGGGAACACTGGCTGCATCCATCGCTGCCCACGAAGCGCTCGCCGCAGGGCTGACCCTGCAATGGAAGGCAGATGTCAGCAACACCGGAGCACTCGCTATGGCCCGCAGCCTTGGCTTTGCCACTGGCGGGCTCCATGCGAGCGTCCTTCTCGGCTGACTCCCACCAGGTTCCAAGACAACTGACGCCCCTAAGAAGGCTCCTTAGGGGCGTCAGGTGTACCAAAACCCTTAAGAGTTCAGGTCAGCCTTGGCGGTTGTGGCCGCTGGTTCGGACTCGCCTCCCCAGCCCTGCACGGTCTTCGGTTTGCCAAAGAACAGTGCAACCACGGCGCCGAGCAGCACCGCACAGGCGGGCAGCAGGATGGACTGGCTCATCGCCGTCGAGAATCCTGCATGAAGGGCTTCCGGCAATGCCCCACCCATGGACGCCTCGCCCACCGGTGCGCCGGCAGGCGCTGCGGGCAGTTCTGCGGAGAGCCTCGACTGGATCAACGCAGCAATGGCCGCCGAGCCAAGGACTGCACCGATTTGGCGGGTGGTGTTGAAAACACCGGAACCTGCACCGGCCTGCCGGGGCTCCAGGTTGCGGGTGGTGGCATTGGACACCGGTCCCCAAATGAAGGCGTTGGCAACACCTTGCAGGGCGCTGGGCAGCAGGAACATCCAGATGGGGGTGTCCGGTCCCAGCAGTGAGGCGGTCCAGAACAAGGCGCCGGCCAGGCACACCAGGCCGAAGGATGCGAAGTACCGGGGGTTGGCGCGGTCAATAAGCTTGCCAACGAACGGCGCCAAGGCACCGGAAATGACTGCCATGGGAATCATGAGAAGCGCCGACTGCGTTGGTGTCAGGCCGCGCACCGTCTGATAGTAGAAGATGGTGGGCAACGGGAAGGCGGTCACCGTGAATCCAACCGCCATGATGGTGGTGTTGCCCAGTGAGAAGTTCCGGTCCTTGAACAGGCCGAGCGGCAGCAGCGGTTCCCCGCCGCGGCGTTCCAGCCACCACTGCCAGAGAACGAAGAGCACCAGCACCACAAGTCCTGTGATGATCAAGCCCCACACAGTGACGAAGCCGGTGACTGTTCCCCACTTGTAGGTTTGGCCCTCCTGGATACCGAAGACCAGCAGGAACATGCCCACGGCGGACAGGACTACGCCGAGGACATCGAACGAGTGCGTGTGGGTGGTCAGCTTCGGCACGAAACGCGTCACGAGGATGAAGGCCACGATCCCGATGGGGACGTTGACGAAGAAGATCCACTCCCAGCCAAGGCTGTCCACCAGCACGCCGCCGAGGATGGGGCCAACCAGCACGGCCATGCCGGCTGTAGCTCCCCACAGTCCCATGGCGGCACCACGACGGTCCGGGGGGAAGATGCGCGTAATGACGGCCATTGTCTGCGGAGTCATCATTGCCGCGCCCAGGCCTTGGACAGCCCGTGCCGCGATCAGCATGCCGACATCACCGGAGAGGCCGCACCACAACGATGCCAGCGTGAAGACTACAAGGCCGATCAGGTACAGGTTCTTGGGACCAAACCGGTCCCCCAGCCTGCCGGTAATGAGAAGGGGTACTGCGTACGCCAGCAAGTAGGCGCTGGTGACCCAAATGACCGCGTTGATGTCCGTGTTGAGGCCCTCCATGATCCGCGGATTCGCGACCGACACAATGGTGGTGTCGATAAGGATCATGAAGAAGCCCACAACGAGTGACCACAGCGCGGGCCATGGCTTAGCTACGTTTTCCAAGGGATTCCTTTGGCTTGTTTGAAAGTTCCGGTGGAGCGGCAAGGGACTCGTCCCAGGGCAGGTGTCCGTTGCCCAACTCCTCGAGGAGGCCGCGGATCCACGCGATCTCCGTTTTGCGCATTGCCTGCTGGTAGCTGATATCTATCCAATACTTGCGATCCAGTCCCTTGGCCGTGACGACGGCCTCCGCACGGAGCAGGAAGTCAAGGTCCGCGGCCAGGGCCACCACCCGTTCCTCCAGGAGTTCCATCACATCGGCGGCAGGCAAATGGTGCGCCTCCGCAATGGCGTGCGGGAACAGCGGGTACTCGTTGACAGGGGTGGAAAGCATGGCCCTGAGCCGGTCATCGAGCGCGTCTTTCCCGGCATCGGTGATCCGGTACAAGGTCCGCTCGGGCCGGTTTCCTTCACGTTCGGTTCCCGTGGCTTCCACGAGGCCGTTGTCTTCGAGCCGGTCCACTGCGTGGTACAGCGTTCCGGGGCGAACCTTGACCAGCCGGTCTTCATGGCGGGCCATCAGCAGTTGGTACATCTCATACGGATGCATGGGTTCCTCGGCCAGAAGGGCCAGGGATGCGACACCCAGGGGCGTCAGATCGGAAATCCTGGGCATGGTGGGCCCCTTTCCGTCGCGTATATTCCACCACAACTATTCCACATGGAATATATGGGCACAAGTAAGCCCGGCCGCCAAGCGACCGGGCCTGCTTCCTGGCTGGCGTCAGGGAGGAACCGTCAGCCCAGAAGGGCCAGGATCTCGGCCCTGGCGAACATCGCCGCAGCCTCGCGCGCGGAGGGGGTTCCGGCGTCGGGGTCTGCTCCTGCGTCCAGCAACACCCGGGCCACATCCGTATAACCCTTGAAGACCGCTCCGGCAAGGGGCGTCTGGCCGCGGTCATTGGCTGCATTGGCGTCGGCGCCGTGGTGGAGGATCACCTGCACGGCTTCGGCGTGCCCATGGTAGGCGGCCAACATCAGCAGGGAATCACCCGCGGCGTTGGTCAGCGTGGCCGGTGCCCCGGCAGCCAAGTACCCGCGGAGCAATTCGGTATTGCCTTCGCGGGCGGCATCGAAAAGGGCGTGGGCGAGTGCCAACGTTTCGTCGTCGGCCACTGCCGGGTTGGTGGGCTCGGAACCTGGGGTCGGGTTCAAGTGGCTCATCGGTGGGGTCCCTTCAGGAATCCGGTCTGGCGCCCGACAACCTGGCCGGCGTCGGGGGCGACGATCACTTCCTGGGCAGCGACATACGGCTCTTCGCCATCCATCACCGTCAGGGTTTCCTCCGCCGAAACGGACCGCTTCACCACGGCCAAGGCCACGGGTCCCATTTCGAAGTGCTGCGCCACAGAAGTCAGAGTACCCACCTTCCGTTCCCCGGCAAATACGACACTGCCCACTGCGGGAAGGGTGTGCTGTGAACCGTCCAGCTGCAGGAAAACAAGCCGACGCGGCGGGTGCCCCAGGTTGTGCACCCGCGCAACCGTCTCCTGGCCCTTGTAGCAACCCTTGTTCAGGTGGACGGAGGTCCGCAGCAGATCCAGTTCATGGGGAATGGTTTTCTCGTCGGTCTCTGCACCCAGGCGGGGACGCCAGGCAGCGATCCGCAGCGCATCAGCCGCCAAGGCACCTGCCAGGGGAAGGCCCTCGACGGCGCTCTCCAGTTCCGCGGCCGGGACAAGGTATTCGAACCAGGGACGCTCAAGTCCCGGGTGCGACTCCTCCGGAACGATGCTGTACGCATAACCACCCGGGCTGACACGCGGCCACGGGTCCTCCCACACCAGGCGCTGGGAGAACTGCTCCACCGGCTTGGTGGAACCCACCACTGCCCACTGCTCCGAGACGTCTTCGATCTCGACGCGGAGCATGAACTTCATCTTGTTGAGCCACTCAGCCAAGGGCGCCGCTTCCGCGGTTTCCACGATCAGCCAGGTGGTCCCGTCGTCGTCAATGACCCGGGCGTCAAACTCGATGCGGCCCTGGACACTGAGCAGCAGCAGTTCGCTGGCGACACCGGGCTGAAGGTTGGTGAGCTGCTGCGAGGACAGCGTGTTAAGCCAGCTCAGCCTGTCGGGTCCGGACACGGTCACCACACCGCGGTGCGAGAGGTCGACGACGGCGGTTCCGGCCGCCAGTGCGCGCTGCTCACGCAGCGGCTCCCCGTAGTGGGCAGCGACGCCGGCATCCAGGCCGGTGTCCTCGACGGCGCCAGGGCGCGACAAGAGAGGGCTCGAGTAAGTCATATGTAGTAGAAGTCCTTGCAGTTCAGCGGTATTCCGGGTGCGGCAATATTTCCGGTCAGCGGTATTCCGGATTTTCGAAGTCGAACCGGGTACCGGCTTTCCATTCCGCGGGCAGGTTGCCGTAGGCAGGAATACCCCCGGCATCCTTGAGGATTTTGGCCATGTGGAGCAGGTTCCACGTCATGAATGTGGTGTTCCTGTTGGTAAAGTCACTCTCCGGGCCACCTGATCCCTCATCCAGGTAGCTGGGACCCGGCCCCACAGGCCCGATCCACCCGGCGTCGGCCTGGGGTGGGATGGTGAAGCCGATGTGCTGCAGGCTGTACAACACGTTCATGGAACAGTGCTTGATGCCGTCCTCGTTGCCCGTGATGAGGCAGCCGCCCACCTTCGGGTAGAACGCCCATTGGCCGTTGCTGTTCAGCTCGCCGGAATGGGCATAAAGCCTCTCGATGAGCTTCTTGGTTTGGGAGGAGTTGTCCCCCAACCAGATAGGCCCGGCCACCACCACGATGTCGGCGTCCCGGACCTCAGGGTAGATCTCCGGCCACTCGTCCGTTTTCCAACCGTGCTCGCGCATGTCCGGATAGACACCACTGGCGATGTCATGGTCCACGGTGCGGAAAAGCTTGGTGGTGACACCTTGCTTCTCCATGATGTCCCGGCTGATCCTGATGAGCCCATCAGTGTTGCTGGTTTGCGGCGAAGGTTTCAGGGTGCCGTTGAAGAAGACAGCTTTGAGGCCGCCATATCCCTCAGGCCTGACGTGGTTGTTCACTGTCTGCTCCTTCTGCCGTGCGACTGCTGGAACTTGAGGTGATGCTCCTGGGGTCAGGAAGTGTCAGGAAACCTTGTTCAGGAACGCCGAGGCATGCGCTTCGAGGGCTTTGCCGCTTGCGGCAACATCCCAGCGCCACAAAAGGTTCCCATCAACCAGGCCGAAGATCCGGGTAGCTGCCGTGTACTCCTTGGAGTGGCTTCCCCGCATCACCATGTCGGTGCTGAGCTGTATTTGGGGCCCCTTGATCTGGCCGTAGTAGAGCTCGGTAATTCCACCGGGATGCGAAATCGACACCGAGATATCGAAGCCACCGTCTTTGTTGCGGCGTTCTTCGACTTCGTCGGCTGTCTTGAGCACCGGAACGATGTCCGCCGGGATAAGTCCGGGACCGCCGTCGCCCTCTTCGAGCTTCCGCTCCAGGGCCCAGAAGCCTGTTTCAACGGTCAACGGCCGCAGCTTTTCACCGGCGTCATCACTGAGCCAGGTCTCGGCCCGGTACTGCAAGTACGGGAGCCCGTTATGGGTGAAGGAGACGTGCTGGACGAAATGCTCGGAATCCTCGTCGCCGCTGCCGAGCCGGCCGCGGCCTTCCCACTCACCAATGAGCCAGGAAAGGGGGACGAGTTCGGGCGTCAGGTCGGTAGGGATCTCAATAGGCACAACGACTACCTCTGTTGGAGAGCAGGATCAGAGAATTTACTTCTGGCCCTTGAAAAGGCGGTATACGACAAAGCCCGCAAACCATGCCATGGCAACGCTGGCCAGGCCGAGGAGAACGAGGAAGAAGATTTCAAATGCGAGTACAGACATGATGCCATCCTAACCGTTAGTAGATGAGTAGTTTGTCTATGAAGTACACCAAGGCCCCCACAGCCCAGACAGGCGCAACACCCATTCCCACTGCCGCCCGGATGTTCAGGCGTCCGCGCCGAAGGGTGGTCATCCGGCGGAAGCAGACAAGGACGGAGCCAACCACTACGCCCACCAACGCCGCAGGAAGTACTGCGATATCAGAGAATACAAGACCGGCCAGGGGACCCATGAGTCCGGCCATGACCACACCCAGCGGAGCCACGATGCGGTCGGGCCACCGGATGATTCCCACCAACAGGGCGACCGCTGCGCTCAGGCCGGCCACCACCACCATTTCCTTGACTCCGTTGAACCGTGCCCCGGCAATCCACCCTGCACCAAGGCAGTTCAGGAGCACACCGGCGCAGCATCCCAGGGTTGATTCCAGCCGCTGCGCTTGCCCTGTGCCGCGGACGAGCTGGACCACGAAGACCGCCATCACCCCCAAGGCAATGAAGGCCGGCGTTCCTTCCAGGAATCCGGGAGCCGGCAGGTAGGCGGCGGACACGGCAGATCCCGCACCAGCCAACCCGATCACTGACGCCAGGGTTTTCTTTGCGGGAACGCCAAGGAAATGCGGCCAGCCGATACCCACGGCCGCCGATGCGGCAACGCCGACACCCACCATGGCCTCCCGGGAAACGAAGGTGCTGGCCACGATGGCGGTAAGCGCCACGAGTCCGAATACCCCGATGCTCCAAGACTTCACTGTGTGCCGACCTCAATCCGATGCGCCTTACGACCTCTCGACAATCCTGCCTTAACCCGGCCCAATATGTCGTAATTCCGGTGCACGCCCGTCACGAATCCATGTGTCGCAGGGCACTGATGGGTATACTCAGACTTCAACGGCGCACTGTATTGGCCTTGATCCCGTTACAACGGGCAGAGGCTGCCAATGCGCTGTGACCGGCCGGGAATTACCGGTTTCGACGCCCGATGATGCGCGTACAGCCCATTGGAGGAACTATGTCGCACATCCTGCTCCTGACGAACAGCACCGGCTCATCGGTGGACATTTTGCCTGCCTTGGAGTTGCTGAACCACCGCGTACACATCCTCCCGGCAGAACCCACCGCCCTGCTTGAAACCGATCCCACGGACATCGTTTTCCTGGACGCCCGCAAGGATCTGGTCGGCGCCCGATCGCTGACCCAACTGCTCAAGGCAACCGGACTCAGCGCCCCCCTTATGCTCATCCTCACCGAAGGCGGCATGGCTGCCGTCTCCAATGCATGGGCAGTGGATGACATCGTGCTCGATTCCGCCGGCCCCGCCGAGGTTGAAGCGCGTATCCGCCTTGCCATGGCCCGGGCGGTTCCCGGTGAAGAGGAAACCCAAACGGAGATCCGTGCGGCCGGCGTCGTTATTGACGAAGCGAGCTATACCGCCCGCGTCAGCGGCCAGCCCCTGAACCTGACCTTCAAGGAATTCGAACTCCTGAAGTACCTGGCACAGCACCCGGGCCGCGTGTTCACGCGCCAGCAGCTGTTGACCGAAGTCTGGGGCTATGACTACTACGGCGGCACCCGGACCGTGGACGTCCATATCCGGAGGCTTCGCGCCAAGCTGGGTGTGGATCACGAGAACCTCATCAGCACGG from Arthrobacter sp. StoSoilB20 includes these protein-coding regions:
- a CDS encoding GNAT family N-acetyltransferase, with translation MTLEPTSAAIIQLAWARHLGLDDDAFATAADRLATSSTDAGDPAQRITRVDESASAVVFLRLFGVSALVGPQWALDAAVGLPDTELAQHVTLLTLTRSHGGHGLGSTALFFADDLPLQQPSEDLTVSQGNPEAISLESLCPPDDVNEVGLQGLEHRFTIMHPDEAPPTPVACGAYTEWEGILANMGVLVAPPWRRRGLGTLAASIAAHEALAAGLTLQWKADVSNTGALAMARSLGFATGGLHASVLLG
- a CDS encoding DHA2 family efflux MFS transporter permease subunit is translated as MENVAKPWPALWSLVVGFFMILIDTTIVSVANPRIMEGLNTDINAVIWVTSAYLLAYAVPLLITGRLGDRFGPKNLYLIGLVVFTLASLWCGLSGDVGMLIAARAVQGLGAAMMTPQTMAVITRIFPPDRRGAAMGLWGATAGMAVLVGPILGGVLVDSLGWEWIFFVNVPIGIVAFILVTRFVPKLTTHTHSFDVLGVVLSAVGMFLLVFGIQEGQTYKWGTVTGFVTVWGLIITGLVVLVLFVLWQWWLERRGGEPLLPLGLFKDRNFSLGNTTIMAVGFTVTAFPLPTIFYYQTVRGLTPTQSALLMIPMAVISGALAPFVGKLIDRANPRYFASFGLVCLAGALFWTASLLGPDTPIWMFLLPSALQGVANAFIWGPVSNATTRNLEPRQAGAGSGVFNTTRQIGAVLGSAAIAALIQSRLSAELPAAPAGAPVGEASMGGALPEALHAGFSTAMSQSILLPACAVLLGAVVALFFGKPKTVQGWGGESEPAATTAKADLNS
- a CDS encoding PadR family transcriptional regulator, with translation MPRISDLTPLGVASLALLAEEPMHPYEMYQLLMARHEDRLVKVRPGTLYHAVDRLEDNGLVEATGTEREGNRPERTLYRITDAGKDALDDRLRAMLSTPVNEYPLFPHAIAEAHHLPAADVMELLEERVVALAADLDFLLRAEAVVTAKGLDRKYWIDISYQQAMRKTEIAWIRGLLEELGNGHLPWDESLAAPPELSNKPKESLGKRS
- a CDS encoding ankyrin repeat domain-containing protein codes for the protein MSHLNPTPGSEPTNPAVADDETLALAHALFDAAREGNTELLRGYLAAGAPATLTNAAGDSLLMLAAYHGHAEAVQVILHHGADANAANDRGQTPLAGAVFKGYTDVARVLLDAGADPDAGTPSAREAAAMFARAEILALLG
- a CDS encoding folate-binding protein, translated to MTYSSPLLSRPGAVEDTGLDAGVAAHYGEPLREQRALAAGTAVVDLSHRGVVTVSGPDRLSWLNTLSSQQLTNLQPGVASELLLLSVQGRIEFDARVIDDDGTTWLIVETAEAAPLAEWLNKMKFMLRVEIEDVSEQWAVVGSTKPVEQFSQRLVWEDPWPRVSPGGYAYSIVPEESHPGLERPWFEYLVPAAELESAVEGLPLAGALAADALRIAAWRPRLGAETDEKTIPHELDLLRTSVHLNKGCYKGQETVARVHNLGHPPRRLVFLQLDGSQHTLPAVGSVVFAGERKVGTLTSVAQHFEMGPVALAVVKRSVSAEETLTVMDGEEPYVAAQEVIVAPDAGQVVGRQTGFLKGPHR
- a CDS encoding flavodoxin family protein, with translation MNNHVRPEGYGGLKAVFFNGTLKPSPQTSNTDGLIRISRDIMEKQGVTTKLFRTVDHDIASGVYPDMREHGWKTDEWPEIYPEVRDADIVVVAGPIWLGDNSSQTKKLIERLYAHSGELNSNGQWAFYPKVGGCLITGNEDGIKHCSMNVLYSLQHIGFTIPPQADAGWIGPVGPGPSYLDEGSGGPESDFTNRNTTFMTWNLLHMAKILKDAGGIPAYGNLPAEWKAGTRFDFENPEYR
- a CDS encoding FABP family protein, with the translated sequence MPIEIPTDLTPELVPLSWLIGEWEGRGRLGSGDEDSEHFVQHVSFTHNGLPYLQYRAETWLSDDAGEKLRPLTVETGFWALERKLEEGDGGPGLIPADIVPVLKTADEVEERRNKDGGFDISVSISHPGGITELYYGQIKGPQIQLSTDMVMRGSHSKEYTAATRIFGLVDGNLLWRWDVAASGKALEAHASAFLNKVS
- a CDS encoding response regulator transcription factor; this encodes MSHILLLTNSTGSSVDILPALELLNHRVHILPAEPTALLETDPTDIVFLDARKDLVGARSLTQLLKATGLSAPLMLILTEGGMAAVSNAWAVDDIVLDSAGPAEVEARIRLAMARAVPGEEETQTEIRAAGVVIDEASYTARVSGQPLNLTFKEFELLKYLAQHPGRVFTRQQLLTEVWGYDYYGGTRTVDVHIRRLRAKLGVDHENLISTVRNVGYRLTLVRLPDDELSEA